In Haliscomenobacter hydrossis DSM 1100, the DNA window ATTATGATGACCACCCAACCAAGTAAGTAACTCTTTTCAACCAAGTAAGTAAAATTTGAAAATTTGCGTTTGTGGCACCTCGTTTGGCACCCTTTCGATACTCTCAGACTCTTTCCAACCAAGTAACTAAGTAAGTAACCAAGTAAGTAGATTTGATAGTTACTTACTTGGTCTATACAATTGATCTTCTTACTCTTAAGCTTAACCAAGTAACTAAGTAAGTAGAAAATCAGCTTTTAACGGATTCTTCAATCTTCTGGAACATTGGAGAGCCTGCGTACATAATAGCCTTTCACCTGGTAGTTCGTTCTTCGATCGTGCCGCTGGGTCTTTTCAAAGGCTAAAACCTTGAGAGCCCGTCCAACTGGGACTTTGTAGAGTGTGGTCTTTATATTCTCCTGGAGCGCCGACATGATTTCCGTAGCGGTCATAAATTCACAGCCTTCCTCTTCCTTGGAAGCTGGAGCAAAGTATTTTTGAATCAATTCTTGCTCAACGGTAGCGACCTGGTAACTCTGATTGTTACGCTCTGATTTGGCGATCTCGTCTTTGCTCAAGTGCATCTCAAAACCTGACAATAAGAGGCTATACGCTTGGCTGTACACCTGATCAATTTTAACCTTGGCATTGTAGCCATTTGGGCCTCCGTTTTCATGCCGAACACCTTTGATTTCAAAAACCAACCATCGAACGTTACCCGTTTCATCCACCAAAAATTCGTCTTCGTTGGTGCTGGCAATGAAGGAAGCCCGGCGCTTGATGGTTGACGCTTTGCGGTCGTAAGGAAGGCGCTCTTTGATCTTTTCAATGGTGAAAAGCGCCTTGGCTTTCTTGACGTCACTTTTGGAAAAAACTGAGAGCTCATCCAGGTTGATGAGGTAGTTTTGGCAAAGGGCAATGCGGCCATCTTTTGATTCCATATCAATGAAGTCGGTCATGTAGTCCGACAATTGAGGAGGGCAGAGGAAACGAATAAAGGAACTCTTACCGTCGTTTTGGCCACTCTTCAAAACGAAACAATGTTTGTTAAACGGAATGCGCCCAATTGCACAGGCGACCGTTCGTACAAGCATCTTTTTGAACTGCTTTTCAAACCATACCTTATCAATAGCTTCAACATAGCTGGCCAATAGCTTAATATAGTCTGTATCCTGTGGTGTCCACTTAGGTAAGGATTGGAAGTATTCCTGGAATGGATCATAATCTTGTACAAAGCTAGACTTGATCAAGGCGATGACGGGACCTTCAACACCTGTAAAGCCTACTTCCATCAATTCACAAAAAAGGTCATTTTCGTTGAGCGGCTTCCAGGTCGAGCTTTTGCTTTTACGTCGGGCTTCAATATCCAAGCTGACCAGGTTGCGGCGGAATTCATATCGGTTGGAAATGTATTTTTTAATCCGCATGAACTTCGACTTTTCAGCACTTTCGCTTTCCCCTTGATTGTCCTCTTCATCATCATCGCTGACCTGGTCAGCTTCAATAGCTTGTACAGTGTTTTGAGTCAACATGGCTGCTACCGTAGATCCAGGCTCTATTTTACTGGCATAACTCAATATCTGCTGATCGCTGTACTCTCTGCTTTTACTTTTGAAGGCACTCTCAACCGTTTTCTTTATTTCCTCCTGGTCAAAGCCATTTTCTTCGTACTGAAGTAAGTTGGCCAAAGCGATTTCATTTTCTACGCCAAAGCGAGCCATTTCGCAAGCTGCGGCAAAGACAAAGTTGTTGCGACCTCCAGGGATGTTCTGCCTGTTAACTTTGTTCATGCACAATTCAATTTTGTGTGAATCGGTCAAAGGTGCTGCATGTGGTTGGGTGGTCTTTTTAATTGGCCTTTGTTCCTTTTGGGGCGCTTGCTCCAGCGTAAAGACATGGCTGTGCGGATTGTGGTAAAATAGATCTGCTGGAACATGAGCATAGAACCACAAGCGGGCTAGATTGGAGGTACTACTGTCTAAATGCTCCCTGCGTTTGATTTCCGCATCGATGTCGGTTTTATTTAGCCCTTGCACACTTAATTCTTTACGGATGTGTTTGTCTGTGGGAATGCCCAAAAAGTCGCTCAGGTAAGCGCTTATAGCCTCGTAGTAGGTTTTATGTGTGTCCGGCGTGGATTCACACTCTACGAAGATGCGCAACCCCGTACGGCTAGGGCTAGGGTAGGCCGCACGTACAAAAGGGCATTCACGCAATTGTTTGATGTATTCTTCTACAATGGCCTCAAAGCCAATAGCATCAACATCAAAGCCTAACAAAGGAATGTATTCCTGACAAGCATTGTTTTTCCGTTCGGGGAATTTTCCGATAATAAAGGCAGGTGATTCTGTTTCCTTCATCTTCTTGAAATCATCAGTACCCTTAGCCGCCAACAGCTTATTTGTCCATTCAATGAGTATGCTATTATTGGGATCAATCATCCGGTTCCAAACCACTTCAATGCCTTCAAATTGTTGGGTTTTATTGCTTCCTGTAGCGCCCCGATAGATAGAAACAGTAAAATTATTCATGTTGGACTAGGTTAAAAGATGGTCGGAGACTAGGCTCCAACCATCTTAAAATGAGTACAATTTCAATTAATGCATAACATTCATCAAAGCAGGTTCTTTTACCGCTTTTCTTCGCCTACGTTTGGGCTTGATCTCTTTTTTGGGAGGCAAGCCATTAAGGCTATATCTTTTATTTGATATCAATTCTATTCCGGCCGCGCCGTACCTGGTGATTGTTTTGATATCAATTTCATCCTGCGCGGGCGCGGATCCCGGCTCTGAAGCCAGGCCATTTGATATCAATCTTTGGATATCCAGCAAAGCACCATAAATAGGCATCAAAAGCGGTTTATCGGATTTTTCCTCTAAAGAGATCATCTTACCTTGGCACCAGGTAATGATTTCTTCAAGGTGATTCACACCTTGATTTTCAGGCGTTGTTTGTATATTTGCCATGGCTATATTAATTAAGCGCTCCGTCAGACGGTAAATCGGTCTGTACGGAGCGCTTGGTGTTTTCAATAGTCAGTATGTACATGATCGAACGTAAAGACTCAATCGCATAGATAAAATCAGCATTGCCCAATGCTTCATGATCCATGTACAAAATCACATTCTTGAGGCTATCATAAAAGGATTCAGGCTCTTGTATGATGTTCTCAAAAGTATCAGCTAGGAGTTTGATGTTTTTGGGGTCACTAGCCAGGACAAGAGCAATAAGATGTCCTCTAGCATCGTCAGCGCTATTGCGTGCTGACGCAAAAGAATTTAACTTTGCATTCATTTTATTTGACTTTTTTTAAGCGGCGGGAATGCTCTTCCCCGCCGCTTTTTTTGTTAGGAAAAACTACGCTCTTTTCAGTAGTGCAGCACCCAGTAGCGCGATAGTGCCCAATCCAGCTAATACAGCCATCGAATTATCTTTTTTCTTGACCGTCCGCTTGCGCTTGCGCTTAGGCTTTGGTGGCTCTGTCGTAGGCTCCGTTAAGGTTACCAGGTTACCGACAGTCGACGTTCCACAGGTGCATCCTACTGTGGCGGGTGAACCTGTGCTAGCCATTGGAGCTTCTACCTTTGTTTGCTCTACAGAGCATGCAACAACGGGAACTCCTGGCGCTAATGCGAGAATTTCGCCCACTTTCGATTTTTTTGATCGTTTCACTTTGGAATTAATTTGCGACAGGAAGGTTCCTATCATTTTTATTAAGAAAATTTAAAAGCTAAGTACGGACACTCCGGATGTAGATTTTAATCCCCAGATATAGCAAACCTCCAGCCACTCCAAGAAGGATAGAATTATTCATCTTCTTTCTTTTTGCGTCTTGTGCCCACTTTGATTTATATCCGGTAACTCTACGGTTTCGTTTAGATTTGCCGGATATTTTACTTTCATCAGAATTAGAAGAGCATTGACATACATCTGCTCCTACGACTACATGGCTGACACTGTCTGGCAGTTTTTCTTGATTCATGCCGTTTGATTTATGGTGAAAAATAAGTTACTACCGCTTTGGCGCAAACACCCCACCTTGCCCAAATAGGGTATTAGCCAGGTTAGCTAAAAAGCCAGTTGCTTGAGCCGCTGTTTCCCATCCTTTACCCTTCTGCTGTTGTGGGTAGTTACTAGGGTACGCGGGATAAACAGGCGTTTGTACAGGTGGGCGCTTTTGACTTTGGATAAGCGAAAAGGCTGCTACGCCTACCCCCAAGGCTATAAGGATTTTTGTTTTAGAATCCATTGGTTTGAAATTGAATTTGAAAAATGTGCGGCGCTAAAATCAGCGCCGCTTTTCTTTTGCGCCTCGTTTTGCCTATGTAACCCTGATTACTTGGCTGCTCTACGCGGCATTAGAAGTTGGTGAAGAGTCCGGGGAAATTCTGATCAGTTTGCCATAACCGCTTCGGTATTTCAGAACTTCCTGTAAATCAAAAAGAACCTTGCGTCCCATCTTATAAAAAGGGACAGCGCGAATTTTGATCCAGCGATCGATAGTTGGAATTGACACTTTCAATTCCCCTGCTAACTGCTTTCTAGTAAGCAATAGCTTCTGCTCATTTTGTTCTTCAGTCATGATTAATTTTTTAATTTATTCATGTTTTTTTCGCAAAAAAAAATGCTTGCATTTGTATGAGAACTAATCGAATTACATCCAAATGCAAGTACTTAATGCAATGATAGTAATTAAATGAATAAAAATCAAATTCTATTCATGTTTTTTTGGCTAAATTTTTTACCCATTAGCCTAGTTTATTCAATTATTCTGACTGAAACTGTTTGATTTCCTCGTCTACAAGACTTCTTATACTTTCTAATTCATTGGTTGTGAATGAAAAAAACTCTCTAAATCCATCGCAGAATGGGGACTCGTATTTAAATGCCGCAATTTTATTGCTGATTGCTCCTACTGCCTCTAATCGTTCTATCGACTCCAACACGAAGCCAATAAAATCATCTCTATCCTCACCATTCTCCCAAGAAAAGATGGTAGACCTCTCTGTTGGTATGTAATTTAAATTATCTCTAACGCTCTTCTTAATTTGAAATAGGCATCTGTTGAAATACTCAATTGCTATCAAACTTGATCCCACTTTTTTTGCTCTATCTGAGATTTGACCTTCTTTAAGAACGTGTTTCCATTTGTTGAACTCAGATTCAGAGTAAGTGATGTGCTCTAGTGCTATCTCATTAAAATCATTCCAAGACTCTGTTAATTTCACTGTCTCACTTTTCACTACATCTATAAATCTATCATAAAGTAGAGAATATATATCTTTTTCCCAGCGCCTATACTTTTGAGTAAAAACCTTGAAGCTGAAGCGATCCTGTTGTTTTGAATATTCAAAAAGGATGCTTTTTTCCATCAATTCTTCCCGATTCAATATGTGTAACTGTATGCCTCCTTTGTGCAATAGCCATCTAGGATACTTACCTGAATACATTACATCCTCAATTTCCTCAAACTGCTCCTCATTCAGCATTATTGGTCTTCCTGACCTAGTACTAACTCTAACGCTTGTATTGTTTCCTAAAAAATTAATCCTGGCATACACAGGGTAATATGTAATTCCTTTGAATTCTTCTCCTTTTAACTTCTTGTTGAGATAAATCTTTATTGAGACTTTTTTAGAATCAATCATTTCCACTGATTTTGCAGTTGGTTGCATCTTGATAACCGTTTTCTTAGAAAAAACATTTCGCCAAAGAACAATCTTAGAAAAACGCCAACAATTAAAGCCGCCAAAGAACAAAAAGAATCAGTTATCAAGTAACAA includes these proteins:
- a CDS encoding VapE domain-containing protein, with the translated sequence MNNFTVSIYRGATGSNKTQQFEGIEVVWNRMIDPNNSILIEWTNKLLAAKGTDDFKKMKETESPAFIIGKFPERKNNACQEYIPLLGFDVDAIGFEAIVEEYIKQLRECPFVRAAYPSPSRTGLRIFVECESTPDTHKTYYEAISAYLSDFLGIPTDKHIRKELSVQGLNKTDIDAEIKRREHLDSSTSNLARLWFYAHVPADLFYHNPHSHVFTLEQAPQKEQRPIKKTTQPHAAPLTDSHKIELCMNKVNRQNIPGGRNNFVFAAACEMARFGVENEIALANLLQYEENGFDQEEIKKTVESAFKSKSREYSDQQILSYASKIEPGSTVAAMLTQNTVQAIEADQVSDDDEEDNQGESESAEKSKFMRIKKYISNRYEFRRNLVSLDIEARRKSKSSTWKPLNENDLFCELMEVGFTGVEGPVIALIKSSFVQDYDPFQEYFQSLPKWTPQDTDYIKLLASYVEAIDKVWFEKQFKKMLVRTVACAIGRIPFNKHCFVLKSGQNDGKSSFIRFLCPPQLSDYMTDFIDMESKDGRIALCQNYLINLDELSVFSKSDVKKAKALFTIEKIKERLPYDRKASTIKRRASFIASTNEDEFLVDETGNVRWLVFEIKGVRHENGGPNGYNAKVKIDQVYSQAYSLLLSGFEMHLSKDEIAKSERNNQSYQVATVEQELIQKYFAPASKEEEGCEFMTATEIMSALQENIKTTLYKVPVGRALKVLAFEKTQRHDRRTNYQVKGYYVRRLSNVPED
- a CDS encoding excisionase family DNA-binding protein translates to MTEEQNEQKLLLTRKQLAGELKVSIPTIDRWIKIRAVPFYKMGRKVLFDLQEVLKYRSGYGKLIRISPDSSPTSNAA